In the genome of Planctomyces sp. SH-PL62, the window CGGCCGTGGACTGGACGTCGATCTCGGCCCATTCGGCACCTTGCCGGGCGGCGATGCGGAGGGCGGCCACGGTGTTCTCGGGGCCGTCGAAGGCCCCCGCGCGGTGGGCCGTGACCTCGACGCGCTCGGAGACCCGGGCGTCGCCGATCAGCTCCTTCGCGGCCAGCGCGGAGAGCGCGAGCGAGCCGGCCGAGAGGGCCACGGCGGCCGTCGTCCACCATCGGGCGCGGGGCTCGTCGACCACCGTCTCGCGGATCACCCCCCCGGCCTGCTTGTAGCTGGCCATGATCAGCGCCGCGAAAATCGCCGCGGCCGCCGCCGAGAACCCCGCCAGCAGGGCGCCGTCGACCGCCAGGAGCGCGGCCGTCGCCGCCACCGCGAGCTTCGGCGAGGGGCCGACCTGGTCCAGCACCAGGCCGTTGATCGTGTGCAGCAGCCACGTCAGCGCGGCCGACGCCGCGAGGAAGCCGGCCCCGGCCCCCAGCACGACGACCGCCAGTCGGCCGATCCGCCCCGAGGTCCGCCGGCCGCTGGAGCGGAGGGCCGTCCACGGGGCGCGGACGTCCTCGAACAGCACGGCCGGGACGGCGAACATCCAGCGCAGGTAGAGCCAGCCCGCCGCCGCCGCGTACAGAACCCCGATCGCGCCGACCGCCGCGACCCCCTCCCAGAACGCGGCCGGGCGCTCGACCACCAGCCGGTTGAGGTCGTGGGGCCCCCAGAGCTTCGCATAAGCGAACGCCCCCGCCGCCCCGAACGGCGCGGCCAGCAGCAGGAGCAGCACGGCCTGGAGCAGGTCCACCTTGAGCAACGCCGGCAGCCGCTTGACGGAGTCGAACGCGTGCCAGACGCCGGGGCCGTCGCCCGAGAGGACCCCCATCACCCCCGCCAGCCGCAGGCTCAGCGTCGTGAGCTGCAGCGCCGTCAGGACAGCCAGCCCGGCCAGCCCGACCGGCGACAGGAAGAACGCGACGATCTCGAAGTTGCCGACCGAGCAACGCCCCCACGACTGCAAGGCCAGCCGCAGCACCCCCGCCGCCGTCGGCGCCAGCACCGCCGCCTCCAGCAGCGAGAACGCCGCCGAGAACGTCAGCAACGGCCCCCACCGCCGCCTCACGCGGGCCAGGACCATACGCATCGAATCGTCATGCGTCTCCACCTTCATGCGATGACCTCGGCGTCGACGGGGCGAGCTTGAACATAACGTCCTTCCCCCCCGGCGGGGGAAGGATGTTATGCCCCGGACCGCGGGAGGCCGCTCAGCTTTTCTTGAGCAGGTCTTGCAGGGCGTAGACCTCGAAGGGGCCTTCGCGGAGGCGTTCCATGGCGGCGACGGCGGCGCGGGCGCCGGCGAGGGTGGTGATGCAGGGGACGCCGTGGCTGACGGCGCTGGCGCGGATGCGGCCCTCGTCGGTGCGGGCGCCCTTGCCGCTGGGGGTGTTGACGATCAGGGCGATGTCGCCGTTGGCCAGGTAGTCCAGCAGGTTCGGCCGGCCCTCCTGGATCTTGCGGACGACGTCGACCTGGAGCCCCTCCTCGGCGAGCGCGGCGCTGGTGCCGGCCGTGCTCATGATCTTGAAGCCCAGCTCGGCCAGCTTCTTGGCGATCGGCACGATCCCCTTGCGGTCGCGGGACGCGACGCTGACGAAGACGGTCCCCTCGGAGGGGAGCCGGCTGCTGGCGCCGAGCTGGCTCTTGGCGAAGGCGGTGGGGAAGTCCGGCGCGATGCCCATCACCTCGCCCGTCGACCGCATCTCGGGGCCGAGCACGATGTCGACGCCCGGGAACTTGGCGAACGGGAAGACCGCCTCCTTCACCGAGGTGTACGACGGCGACGGCTCGTCGGCCACGCCCAGCTCGGCCAGCGTCTTGCCCACCATCACCCGCGCGGCGACCTGCGCCAGGTTCAGGCCGGTCGCCTTGGAGACGAACGGGACCGTCCGCGAGGCCCGGGGGTTGACCTCCAGGACGTAGATCTCGCCGTCCTTGACCGCGAACTGGATGTTCATGAGTCCGCGCACGCCCAGGGCTTCGGCCAGGGCGTAGGTCTGCTGCTTGAGGCGAGCGACGATCTCGTCGGGGAGCGAGTACGGCGGGATGGCGCAGGCGCTGTCGCCGGAGTGGATCCCGGCCTCTTCGATGTGCTGCATCACGCCGCCGACGATCGTCCGCTCGCCGTCGGAGACGGCGTCGACGTCGACCTCGACGGCGTCTTCCAGGAACTTGTCGATCAGGATCGGCCGGTCCGGGCTGGCGTCCACGGCCTCGGTCATGTAGCGGTCCAGGCTCGTCTCGTCGTAGACGATCTCCATCGCCCGGCCCCCCAGCACGAAGCTGGGGCGGACGACGACGGGGTAGCCGATCCGGTCGGCGATCCGCCGCGCCTGGTCGAACCGCGTGGCCGAGGCGTTGGGGGGCTGCCGCAGGCCCAGCCGCTCGATGACCATGCGGAACCGCTCGCGGTCCTCGGCGACGTCGATGTTCTCCGGGCTGGTGCCGATGATCGGCACGCCGGCGGCCTCCAGCGCCTTCGCCAGGTTCAGCGGGGTCTGGCCGCCGAACTGGACGATGACCCCCGTGGGCTGCACGCGCTCGCAGATGTCCAGCACGTCCTCGACGGTCAGGGGCTCGAAGAAGAGCCGATCCGACGTGTCGTAGTCGGTGCTGACGGTCTCGGGGTTGGAGTTGACCATGACGACCTCGTAGCCGTCGGCCCGCAGGGCGAACGCCGCCTGGCAGCAGCAGTAGTCGAACTCGATCCCCTGGCCGATCCGGTTCGGCCCGCCCCCCAGGATCATGATCCGGGGCCGGTCGCCCACCCGGGCCTCGTCCTCGGTCTCATAGGTCGAATAGTAATACGGCGTGACGGCCTCGAACTCGGCGGCGCAGGTGTCCACCAGCTTGTAGACCGCGGCGATCCCCCGGCGACGGCGCTCGCGGCGGACCTCGTTCTCGCTCGCGCCCCAGAGGTGGGCGAGCTGGCGGTCGGCGAACCCGGTCCGCTTGGCCTCGCGGATCAGTTCGTCGGACGCCTCCTCCAGCGATCGGACCTGGCGGAGCCGACCCTCGATCTCGCACAGCTCCTGGATGTTGGCCAGGAACCAGGGGTCGACGCCGGTCAGCTTGTGGACGCGCTCGACGCCCATCCCGGCCAGCAGGGCGTACCGCAGGTACCACAGCCGCTCGATGTTCGGCGTGGCCAGCTTGGCGATGATCTCGTCCTCGGAAGGCTGATCCGGCGTGCCCCAGCGGTCCTTCGGGTCGCAGCCGATGCCGAACCGGCCGACTTCCAGGCCGCGGAGCGCCTTCTGGAGCGACTCCTTGAACGTCCGGCCGATCGCCATCACCTCGCCGACCGACTTCATCTGGGTCGTCAGGACGGCGTCGGCCTCGGGGAACTTCTCGAACGCCCAGCGCGGGACCTTGGTGACGACGTAGTCGATCGTCGGCTCGAAGCAGGCGGGGGTCTCGCGGGTGATGTCGTTGCGGATCTCGTCGAGCCGGAAGCCGACGGCCAGCTTGGCGGCGATCTTGGCGATCGGGAAGCCGGTCGCCTTGCTCGCCAGCGCGCTCGAGCGGCTGACGCGGGGGTTCATCTCGATGACGATCATCCGGCCGTCGCGGGGGTTGACGGCGAACTGCACGTTCGAGCCCCCGGTGTCCACGCCGATCTTGCGGAGGACGGCCAGCGACGCGTCCCGCATCCGCTGGTATTCCTTGTCCGTGAGCGTCTGCGCCGGGGCGACGGTCACGCTGTCGCCGGTGTGGACCCCCATCGGGTCGAGGTTCTCGATGGAGCAGACGATGACGGCGTTGTCGGCGCAGTCCCGCATCACCTCCATCTCGTACTCCTTCCACCCGATGAGGCTTTCCTCGATCAGGCAGGAGTGCGTGGGGCTGATCTCCAGCGCGTAGTTGACCATGCGGTCGAACTCTTCGCGGTTATAGGCGATGCCGCCGCCCGAGCC includes:
- a CDS encoding glycerophosphodiester phosphodiesterase, with the translated sequence MKVETHDDSMRMVLARVRRRWGPLLTFSAAFSLLEAAVLAPTAAGVLRLALQSWGRCSVGNFEIVAFFLSPVGLAGLAVLTALQLTTLSLRLAGVMGVLSGDGPGVWHAFDSVKRLPALLKVDLLQAVLLLLLAAPFGAAGAFAYAKLWGPHDLNRLVVERPAAFWEGVAAVGAIGVLYAAAAGWLYLRWMFAVPAVLFEDVRAPWTALRSSGRRTSGRIGRLAVVVLGAGAGFLAASAALTWLLHTINGLVLDQVGPSPKLAVAATAALLAVDGALLAGFSAAAAAIFAALIMASYKQAGGVIRETVVDEPRARWWTTAAVALSAGSLALSALAAKELIGDARVSERVEVTAHRAGAFDGPENTVAALRIAARQGAEWAEIDVQSTADDQLVIVHDDDLLRIAGSPLRIVDSTLEQLRAIDLGTPFDPGFAGERIATLDEFLQAAASASIGLNIELKAKNDAGAVALVAPVLEAVRKADALGRVRICGQSYPALQAVRRLEPGLELGFITGAVIGDPTRLDVDFLMVETRLATRDLVDRARSRDMPVQAWTVNVVDRVASLVDDGVAGIITDDVRGVLARLAEINALDPLERLLLRVRHGLTRR
- the carB gene encoding carbamoyl-phosphate synthase large subunit, which produces MPKRTDIKKILILGAGPIVIGQACEFDYSGTQACKALREEGYEVVLVNSNPATIMTDPEMADRTYIEPVIPEIVERIIAVERPDAVLPTLGGQTGLNVGMALYESGVLAKYGCILIGASAEAIRKAEDRNLFKKCMDEIGLESARSGLAESLEDARRIRDEVVGLPCVLRPSFTLGGSGGGIAYNREEFDRMVNYALEISPTHSCLIEESLIGWKEYEMEVMRDCADNAVIVCSIENLDPMGVHTGDSVTVAPAQTLTDKEYQRMRDASLAVLRKIGVDTGGSNVQFAVNPRDGRMIVIEMNPRVSRSSALASKATGFPIAKIAAKLAVGFRLDEIRNDITRETPACFEPTIDYVVTKVPRWAFEKFPEADAVLTTQMKSVGEVMAIGRTFKESLQKALRGLEVGRFGIGCDPKDRWGTPDQPSEDEIIAKLATPNIERLWYLRYALLAGMGVERVHKLTGVDPWFLANIQELCEIEGRLRQVRSLEEASDELIREAKRTGFADRQLAHLWGASENEVRRERRRRGIAAVYKLVDTCAAEFEAVTPYYYSTYETEDEARVGDRPRIMILGGGPNRIGQGIEFDYCCCQAAFALRADGYEVVMVNSNPETVSTDYDTSDRLFFEPLTVEDVLDICERVQPTGVIVQFGGQTPLNLAKALEAAGVPIIGTSPENIDVAEDRERFRMVIERLGLRQPPNASATRFDQARRIADRIGYPVVVRPSFVLGGRAMEIVYDETSLDRYMTEAVDASPDRPILIDKFLEDAVEVDVDAVSDGERTIVGGVMQHIEEAGIHSGDSACAIPPYSLPDEIVARLKQQTYALAEALGVRGLMNIQFAVKDGEIYVLEVNPRASRTVPFVSKATGLNLAQVAARVMVGKTLAELGVADEPSPSYTSVKEAVFPFAKFPGVDIVLGPEMRSTGEVMGIAPDFPTAFAKSQLGASSRLPSEGTVFVSVASRDRKGIVPIAKKLAELGFKIMSTAGTSAALAEEGLQVDVVRKIQEGRPNLLDYLANGDIALIVNTPSGKGARTDEGRIRASAVSHGVPCITTLAGARAAVAAMERLREGPFEVYALQDLLKKS